The window CATTAGACTCAACCATTTTAAACTTTAAAGATGTAGTGGAAGGATTACGCCAAAATCTAGATGAATTAGTGGAAATGGTACAATTAGAAGAGATTGTCGAACTATCTGAAAAAGGAAGTCAAAAAATTCAGTCACTTCATCAGGAGTTAGATCAGGTGTCATCCGCTTATGAACGATTGCTTGAGGTCGAACAAGTTAAAGAGAACTATGGTCATCGATTGGGGTTAGTTGAAGAGAAAATCGCTGACTTATCTAAATGTTTCAACCAAAATCTAACACCACAACACATGAGTCATGTAGCGTTAGAAACTCATCAGTTTATCTACTATAAAGATCCTCAAACAGGAAATTTAATGATTCAACCAAAAAATGAGTCAACAGATGTTATAACAATTGAAGAGGTAACTGTAAAAAAACTAGTGGCCGAGTCTGGTATGGTTTTTGCATTAGATGAACAAACCGGTGAGGTAATCACGTTAAATGGTGATGAAATCATGTGTCGTTATGAGTTAAACGCGACAGACTTTTTGGTGATTGGCTATGACCTCTATTATTTATCAGAGCAACAATTAATGGTTTTTAATTTGTTAACGTCTCAAAAGCGATTAATTCAAGATGAAGTTATCTCATTTGAACGATTAATAAATCAGTTGATTTGTTACACCGTTGATAAAACTGTGACATTTATCTCATTAGACAATTAAAAAGGCAGAGTGGATGAATGTCTCCACTGTGCCTTTTTTTATTGAAGAAAATTTCAAAAAAGAGATGATTAATTTTTAGAATCAGTTAAAAAATGACTCACTATAGGGATTATAAAGAGGAATCTTGGAAACAACAGACTGGTTAAGGCGATTTAACACAGTAAAAAATTATCATCCATATGAACGACTTCCTATAAATAACTGTTATATTTCGTGTTATGACTACTTAATGACTTGGGCGAAAAGTAGTCAAACAAAATAAAAGATGACGGTCGTTAGTGATCACCGTCATCTTTTTCGTCAAACGATATGAGTTTTTTAGTTTCCGCTTGTTGGGATATAAGGAATTAATCGAGTGGCTACATTTTGCATCGTTAAGGTTTGTAAATAAACCGTTCCTGGACCGGTTAGTTTCGTTAAAAATAATCCTTCGCCACCGAAGAAAATATTTTTAAAGCCTTTGACTGTTTCAATTTCATATCGAACACTTCGATTAAAGGCAACGACATTTCCAGTATCGACTTTAATGACCTCACCCGCTGCTAACTCACGCTTCACAACACTTCCCGCTGCTTCTAAAAAGACTTTTCCTTCACCACTAATTCGTTGTAAAATGAATCCTTCACCGCCAAATAATCCAGCAGAAAACTTTTTAGTCCATTCCACATTTAAATGAATACTTGGTTCACCGACTAAAAAGGAACTTTTTTGACAAATCCATTCTTCTCCTTTGTGAAGATCAAATTCTAAAATTTGACCTGGAAACGTTGAAGCAAATACAATTTCTTGATTCGGTGCGGTAGCAGTATAGGTTGCCATAAATAATGACTCACCCGAAAACATACGCCCGATGCCTTTCATGAGGCCGCCTTTTAAATTCGTCTCCATTTTGATTTGCTCATCCATCCAAGCCATTCCGCCAGATTGTGTATACACACTTTCTCCTTGATCGAGTGTAATCGATACCCCAGGTAAGTCATTTCCAAATACATCACACTTCATTCTATCCCTCCTTAAATTTAAAATACCATATTTCTATTGTTTTGCCTATGTTATTTTATAGGCTGATAATAATCTAGTAATAAATCAACGACACGTCCATAGCTTTGCATGCCATCTGAAACGCCGTTAAAGGTTAAATAAGATTGATTCATTGATTGAAAGGTTTCCTCAACTTTTCCCTCATACTGAGACCAAAAGGCTGTTACGTAACGAAGGTCGCGTCGAACGGATTCATCGAGTTGTTCATTTAACTGAATTAGCATTTCACGATCGACCTTTGCGAGGGCAACGTTTGTATAACTTAAAGCTGATAAATACCCAGCATAAATAAAATCGGCATCTGGGTGTGAAAGACACGTGATAAAGGCAATGAAATTAGCTTCATTTTCATGTGCATATCCTCTTTGATGTGCCATTTCGTGCATGGTAGTAAAAAGAAGCGTTGAATCAGGAGTTGCAATATTGACATTAGCCTCTGCCGTAAACGGGGAGTAAATACCGGTAATATTCGTGTAGTTTAACCAGTTAGACGCTAAGATAGGTTTAGGGTCTCCATAATTTCCGCTTAAAACAGGATAAGTTTTAGAAGCTTCCACGTAGCCCAAAGAAGCTCGTTTAAAAACACCACGATAATCAGTGAAAGCTTTAAAAACACCATCCTCATTTTCATCAACTAATGGGCGGACTTCATTAGCCATCTCCATTAAATGAGTATAAAGTTCAATTAATTCTTCCTTTGAATGTGTCGTCGTGCTCAAAGAAAACCTCGTTTCTAACGAAGCCCGATGATAATTCATTCCCCAAAAAAGAAGAAAGATGAGATAACCGATTGAAAAAGCTGTCATGAGTTGAAGGAAACCTTTAATGAATAAGGTGAGTCGTTGATGAGGATGATGAATGATTTGGAAAAGATAATAAAGAAAGGTAATTAGCAAAGTCAATACTGCCAAATAAATGAAACATTCAAACAAAGAAAAAGGAATGAGGCCTGTGAGCTGACTAAATCGTTGAATGAATGCTTGATTCCAACCGGTCGAGTAAGACGTTTCAATAAACATTCGATCAATAGGGTAAAAACGAGTGATTACATAACAACAACCAGCTAAAACGATGAGTAATAATTGAATACTAAGTTTTCTCATAAAACCTCTCCTCTTTTAAAGCTAAAGTTATTATAACAAATAGAGAGAGGGCGTTCTAGTTCATATCCAAACTTTGGGAGTATAGAGTTTAGTGTTATATTTTTCATGAATTGTATAGAAACACTTAACTAGAGTGTGTTCATCAAACTATACTAGCACCAAAATGTTAGGTCAGTTGAACTGGTCTAACATTTTTTATTTGATTAACAAGGGTGTTATCTTACTAGAGTTCATCCGTAATCATTTTCTTGACTGAAAACATTGATGTTATCCAATCAAACTAATCAAATTAGAAAAATAGAAAAAATAGTATAAAATAGTAGACTTTTGCCGCAAGATATGATTGAATAATATAAAACTTCAAGAGGTGAGGAAGATGAAAGAGAATTTAAATGAGTTAAAAAAGCGCATTGAATGTGCATCAAATCAGCAACAACCATCTTTAGTCATAAAGAATGTCACGATTATTGATGTTTTTCAAAATGATCGTTTTGTGGCAGATGTTGCTGTTGAATCAGGCTATATTGTTGGGATTGGAACATATAGTGGAAAGGAAGAAATCGATGGAACAGGGAAGTATATTTGCCCAGGTTTAATTGATGCGCACGCTCATATTGAATCCTCACTTGTTTCACCACGAGAGTATTATAAAGAAGCTTTAAAGCATGGAATTACATCAATGATTACAGATCCGCATGAAATTGCTAATGTTTTAGGGGTTAAAGGGATTGAATTGATGTTACATTTAACAAAAGAGATTCCCTTTGATATGTACGTGATGCTTCCATCATGTGTTCCTGCAACAACGTTTGAACACTCAGGAGCGACATTACTTGCTAAAGATTTAAAGCCACTGTATCATCATGAAAAAGTAATTGGGTTAGCAGAAGTCATGAATTTTCCAGCCGTTTTAAATGGTGAGAAAGACATGTTACAAAAATTATTAGACGCTTCAACACTCGGTCATCAAATTGATGGACATGGGGCTGGATTTGATTTGAATCAATTAAATGCGTATCTAACAGCGGGAATTTTAACCGATCATGAATGTCATACTGCCCAAGAAGTGATTGACCGATTACGACGTGGAATGTATGTCTTAATGCGAGAAGGAAGCGTCGCTAAAAATTTAAAAGATTTAATTCAAGTGGCGAGTCTTGCAAATAGTCGTCGAATTTGTTTTTGTACTGATGACAAGCACATTGATGATCTAATTAAAGAGGGAAGTATTGATCAAGCAATTAAGTTAGCCGTTCATAGTGGATTGAAAATTGAAACAGCCATCCAGATGAGTACGTTAAATACAGCAGAGTGTTATCAACTGAAACATAAAGGAGCGATTGCGCCTGGATTTATAGCCGACTTTATTCTTCTTGATGACTTAGAAACGTTTAACATTCATGCGGTATATAAAAACGGAACTTGTGTGGTTCATGAAAATAAGCTTTTAATTGATGATCTCCCAATGCAAGTTCCAATGATGGTAGAAAACAGTGTTCATTTACCAAAGGATTTAAACGTTACATCCTTCGAAATTTCTTCAAAAGATTGTAACGTCTTAAATGTCATTGAGTTAATTCCTAATAAATTAGAAACGATTCATCGTCAGTATGCACTAACGGATTTGAACATGACGGATCAAGTTCACTCATCAGTCGAGCACGATTTATTAAAGGTAGCGGTGATTGAACGTCATCACTTCACTGGAAATATTGGACTTGGGATGTTAAAAGGATTAAAACTACAAGCTGGAGCCATTGCGACTACGATTTCTCATGATTCACATAACTTAATTGTCTGTGGGGTGAGTGATGAAGAGATGCTGTTTGCAGCTAAAACGCTTGAAGCCATTAAAGGGGGAATTGTTGTTGTTAAAGATCAAAAAGTCTTGGCACAAATTCCACTTGAAATTGCAGGGTTAATCACCGCTCGTTCATGTGATGAAGTGGTTCAAGAGCTTCATCATCTTCATGAAGCCTTAGAATGCTTATCACCACAGCTCAACTTTAATCCGTTTTTAACTCTTTCGTTTTTAACGCTTCCAGTCATTCCAACGCTTAAATTGACGGATAAAGGATTATTTGATGTCAATCGTTTTGAGTTTATTTCAGTCACCGCCTAGTCACCGTTCACATTTTTAGACGACTCACATATAATAAACTATCAAATCAAAACACAAAAAGTGATGGGAGAGTCTCGAATAGGCATACCCTCCAAATTTAGTAGAGGGGATGAAAGATCATGGCTATTAATCGAGTGGAAGTGCTTGTTTTAAATCATAGCCAAAAAGCAGTCGAAAAGTTTGGTCGAAATAGCTCTGCTGTTCGTTATTATCAAGAAGAGGAGAGCAGTGAGTTAGTGAATGATTTATATCAACATTGGTTTGGGATTAATGAAGCCTGTATTGTTGCACATCATATGGCAACGATTAGTGATGAAGATGATGAAGTTAATGTCGTCGTCGCCGTTAATCATTTAAATTCAAGCGCCTCTTATGAGGTGAAAAAGTTAAAGGGCAAACGATTACGTTATGTTTTTATCTTCTTTGATAAAGAAGAAGTTGAAGCAAGAACCTATGTTTATGAAACATTAAAACCTTTATTACTGCAAAATAAAATTCAACCTGTTTCAGTAGAAATTGACTATCATAATGTTATTTTTTATTAGATCAAGGAGAGCCTGCTCTCCTTTTTTTTGTGTCAAATTTACAATAACAGTCATGAATTATATAAATCGACAATATAATGAAATGAGATAAACTTTCATCAATTAAATGAATGAGGTGAAATGGATGATGAACTTTTTAAATAATATGAACTTATTACCTAAAAATTTTATTGTTGCGAATGTGGTAGAAGTTTTAAAAGAAGACCCTGAAAATGGGGTAGAGAAGTTGTATGAGATGTCTCAGACATTTGTCACTGATCCACAAGTCAAAGCAATTGTAGGGCAAATTAAAGGGTATTACGATACACATCCGTCAATTAAGCGATATATTAAGAATATGATTTATAATACGAATAAAACGTGTTTGAACTACTTTTTACAAAATGTTGCAGTTAAAGAATTATGGGAGGGGTTACCTAAGCGTGAGCAATTATCGGCTCAGTATCGAATCCATATTCCACATGCGATTGTCATTGATCTTGGAATGAATGATAGCTTATCAAGTCAGGGGTGTTCGCCTCAGTTTGATCCCAATTTAGCGATGCCTTTATCAGAAGTGAATCGTCTCGTATTAGAAGCGAAAGAACTTGGAATTCATCAAATTCTGATAACGGGCGGTGATCCATTTCTTAACGATAGCTTATTAAAAATGTATGAAAAACATAATGATGTGGAATTTATGGTTTTAACGAATGGAAGTTTACTAAATGACCAACGTTGTTTGACATTATCTAAACTTGGAAATGTTTTTCCACTGATTCTGCTTGAGGGAAATAAAGAGCAGGTGAGTGAAGCGATTCTAGGATCAGCCTATGAAGAGATTATGGCTGGATTAGAACGATTAAAATCATACGGTATTTTATTCGGGGCGATAACGCCGGTTAAACGTTCAACTCTTAAGCTCATTTCATCAGATGATTTTATCTTACCTTTAATTCGTAAAGGTTCACGATTAAATGCTTATGTTATCACTCACGATGAACCCTTACAACCTCAAGAGTATGAAGAGTTAGAGGCACGCGTGTCATTTATTCGTCAAACAAGACCTTATGTGACTTTCTTATTAAGAAGTTCTCAGCCATTTGTTTGTCGCCGCTTAGTGGGGCCATTTTATTTTGATTATGAATTAAACGGGCAAAAACAACAAATTCATCTGCCACAAGTCAATGTTCAAAAGAGTCAAAATAAACAACTTCTTCAAGTGTTAAGAGAGATGAATAGTTAAAAGGTCTAGTTATACGACTGTTAAAGACGTCATTTTGACAAAGGTTAGTTCGATCACCACGAGAATCTGATTTATTGTTTTAGGACAAATAAGAAAAGCAGCTCTTTGTTAAGAGCTGCTTTTTCTTATTTCCATTCGTCTGCGTTGACTAAACCTTCAATATCAGAAGCTTTAAACACAGGATCTTGAATTCCTTTTTTCTTTTGATCGATGTAGTTTTGTGAAGCTTTGAAAGCAAATTTTCCTAATAATAAAATAGCAATTAAGTTAACGATAGCCATAAATGACATGAATAAATCAGCTAAATTCCAAACGATATCTACTTTTGTTAATGATCCGAAAATAATCATCCCAACGACAATCGCACGATAAGAAACTAACCAGAATTTATTAGTGCTCATAAATTCAATATTCGATTCACCATAGTAGTAGTTTCCGATAATTGAACTAAAAGCAAATAATAAAATACAAAAAGCAATGAAGTAGTTTCCAAAGATACCAATTTCAGATGTTAAAGCGGCTTGTGTTAACTGAATCCCTGTTAAGTTTGAATCAGCGTGTGTTCCTGATAATAAGATGACAAAAGCTGTACAGCTACAAATTAAAATCGTATCTGTAAAAACACCTAATGTTTGAATTAAACCTTGTTTAACTGGGTGAGAGACTTCAGCTGTTGCCGCTGCGTTTGGTGCACTCCCCATACCCGCTTCATTTGAGAATAAACCGCGTTTAACCCCTTGGATAAACATGACACCAAAAGCACCTGATGCAAATGAACTAAAATCAAAGGCATTTGAAACAATTAATGTAATTACTGAAGGGATTTTTGTGATATTTAAGATAATGACTAAAACAGCCACTAAAACGTAAGCTACTGCTAAAATAGGAACAATGACTTCTGAAACTTTAGCGATACGTTGTACCCCACCAAAGATGATCACAGCTGTGAAGATGGCTAAGATAATTCCGACGATTAATTTATCTGCTCCAAAGGCTGTTTGGAACGCTTCTGTAATCGTATTGGCTTGAACGGCATTAAACACGAATCCAAACGTAATTGTAATTAAAATTGAGAACAGAAGTCCTAACCAACGTTTATTTAATCCTTTTTCAATGTAGTAAGCAGGTCCTCCACGATAACCACCTGATTCATCTTTTACTTTATAAATTTGCGCTAGCGTACTTTCAACAAAACTCGAAGCACCACCGATTAAAGCAATGACCCACATCCAAAACACAGATCCTGGACCACCGACTGCGATGGCTAAAGCAACCCCAGCGATATTTCCTGTTCCAACACGTGAAGCGGTACTAATACAAAAGGCTTGAAAAGAAGAGACTTTTCCATCTTTTGTTGAACTCCCAACACCGTCTCCTAATAAACGAATCATTTCTTTCATCATTCTAAATTGGACAAAGTTTGTTTTAAATGTAAAATAAAACCCTGCAATTAAAAGTAAAACAATTAATAAGTAAGTTCCGATGTACGTGTTTCCGAAACTAATGATGTTACTTAAAACATCCAAAATCTTGCTACCCATAAGCGTTAAATTTTCCATAATGTCCTCCTTCTTACTCTACATCCTCGTCATATTTTGACACTCCGTGTTTAAGTATAGCTTAAAATTAGGATAAATGGAATAAAAACACAGAAATTAGAAAAAATTGGTAATTTAAAAAAGACCTTTAAGTAGAGGACTTAAAGGTCAATCAAATTAGTTTTTAAAAGGATCGAATCCTGTGATGATTAAAGTTGCCCAATCTGATTCATCAACAGTTTTCCATTGATATTTAATATTTAATTTTTTTAACCAAGCGTTTAGTCCAGTTGCTGTTTTTCCATCCGTAGCGGCTTGTCGTCCAAATGTTTCTTTAATAAAGTCTAATAACTCTTTTTGTTGAGTGGCATCTAATTCCTTCTCAACTAATGTTTCTAAATGATCGCGAACTGTTTGGTAAGATAATTTATCGTCACGATATAAATCATTAACTAATAATTGACGTTCACGGTTTAATTCTAAAATCACTTGTTCAATTTCTTGATGATTTTTTAAATATTTTTTAGCAATGTTCATAGCTTGAATCTCTTGATCGATTTTAACAATACGCTTTTCGATAGCTGAACTTTTCATAATATCTCACTTCGCATTTCTAATAGTTTTCCTTAGCTTTTGCATTATACCACTCATTAGAAGAGGTAGCAATCATTATTTTACAAAATATGCAATTCCAATACTTCCAGGTCCAACGTGACATCCAATCACGGGACCAATGGATTGAATAATAACGGTTGTTTGAAGTTCATCTTCAATTTGTTGTGCAAGTTTTTGACCTTCAGCGGCACAATTAATATGATGAACAACGACGCCTCCGAGTTCACGTCCTTCTAAATCTTCTTTCAGTTTTTCAATGAGTTTTAAAATCGCTTTTTTCTTCGTTCGAACCTTCGTAAACACGGTTGTTTCTCCTTGTTCAACCGTTAAAATCGGTTTGATTTGCAAGATGTTTCCTAAAAGTGCCGATGCATTTCCGATACGTCCACCTTTTTTTAAATAATCAAGTGTTTCAGGTGTGAATAAAAATCGACTATTGTCTCGAATCGTTTGAACGAGCGTTAATAGTTCATTTAATGACGCTCCTTGTTTAGCTGCCTTAGCCGCTTCAATCGCCATCAATCCCATTTGCATGCAATTAGTTTGTGAATCAAAGATCTCAATGACAGCGTCCTGATTTTGTTCTAAAATTAAGTCTTTAACAAGATGTGCACTCGAATACGTGCCGCTCATTTTAGACGAGAGAAAGATCCCTAATACCTCATGTCCGTCATTCGTTAATTTTTCAAATGCGGCTAACATTTCCTCAGGAGAAGGTTGAGAAGACGTTGGAATAGTAGGATAGGTAGGGAGTTGCTGATAAAAGTCAGCTAAATCAATATCTACTTCACGTTTAGAATCGTGATTAATAATGACATTAAGAGAGACGACAGTAATATCTAATTCTTCACAAATAGATGCGGGAATATAAGATGTACTATCGGTTAAAATTTTAACAGTCATAATAAGCCTCCAGTTGATTAATGGATAAAATAGGATAAAATTAATTATATCGCAAATTCGCCTAAAAAGTCATCAAATTTATCATAAACAGATGTGTTTCATCATGAGATAGACTTAATTTAGTCGAATCTATCAAACAAAAGTAGAAAGAAGGCGTTGATTTAGTTGAAAATTTATATTGATGCAGATGGATGTCCCGTCATTCATGAAACGATTAAAGTGGCTCATTCATTTCAAATAGAAGTCGTCATTGTTTGTGACGCTGCTCATCAGTTTATGATTGAAGGCGTTCAAACCATCACGGTGATGCAAGGCGCAGATGCAGTGGATTTTGAAATTATTAATCGATTAAAACCAAACGATTTAGTGATCACACAAGATTATGGTCTTGCCGCCTTAGTTTTAGCTAAAAAGGGAGTTGTCTTAAATCAAAACGGTAAATGGTACACAGAAAATAACATTAATGAATTGTTAGATCTACGTTATCATTCACAAAAAATGAGACAATCAGGTGTTCGATTAAAAGGTCCTAAAAAACGAAAAAAAGAAGACAACGATCAATTCGTTCAAGCATTAACCTTCTTTTTAAGTGACAAATAGGCGGGGAAGGTAGTTTCCCTTATCAAAAAATAAAAATTAAGGTATAATAGGAAAGCTTATAATTTCTTTTAATGAACTAAAAGGGATTAGTAAGGGAGTAGACTTTCTTCATTTTCTAGCAGGTAAAAGAGAGTGAAGGATTGGAGGTTTTTTTCATGTTAGCATGGATCATCGCATTATCATTACTCGTCATACAAATGATTAACTTATGTACGATTTTAATAATGATTTTTCGTCGCAGAGATGAACCCATTTATATTATAGCCTGGACGATGATTATGACATTTATTCCGTTTATTGGATTTTTATTGTATCTTTTATTCGGTCATGGACCGATTATAAAAAAAAAGCGAACCTTTTTAGATGAAATCGAAGAGTTAGGTTATCAAGAGGCGGTTGATTTACAGTTAGAAATGGTTGAGCAAACATCAGCCAATTATTTTCCCTATACGTCATTGATTGAGTTCAATTTAAATTACAATAAAAGTGTCTTAACTAGATATAATAGTTTAACGTATTTTAGTGATGCGAACGATAAGTACGAGCAATTAATGAAAGATATTGAACAGGCCACTGATACGATTCATGTGCTTTACTTTATTATTCGTGGTGATCACTCTGGAAAAGCATTAATTGAGGCCTTAACGAAAAAAGCGAAACAAGGGGTTAAAGTGCGATTAGTTTATGATGATGGAGGAAGCTTTTTGACACCGTCATCAGTGTTTAAGCCGTTAAAAGAAGCGGGAGGAATTGTTGTCAAACACTATCCTGCTAAGTTTAAGATTTTTACCTTAAACTGGAATTATCGAAACCATCGAAAAATTGTCGTGATTGACGGAAAAATCGGTTATTTTGGTGGAATGAATATTGGAGATGAGTATTTATCAAAAAATCCAAAATATACGCCTTGGCGTGATGCTCATTTACGTGTTAAAGGTGAAATGGTTAAGTTACTGCAACTGAGATTTTTAAAAGATTACGCTGCGGTTATTGAGGAAGTCGCTGATCTTGACGAGGTGGAACAACAAATTGATCGTTATTTTCCACCAATTTCAAGTGAAGAAGAGGAGATGTATATGCAGCTTGTTTGTGATGGGCCTGATCAAAAAATAGATCACATGCGCGCGGCCTACATTAAACTCATTATGTCTGCTAAAAAAAGTATTTGGATTCAAAGTCCTTATTTTATTCCCGATAGTGAATTTTTACATGTGTTAAAAATAGCGTCTCATTCTGGATTAGATGTTAAAATTATGATTCCAGTCATTCCAGATAACCATTTTGTTCATCGAACAACAACATCTTATATTAAAGAATTACTTGAAGCTAATATTGAAGTTTATTTTTATGAAGGATTTTTACATTCAAAAGTGTTTATTATTGATGAAGAAATGGCAACTGTTGGATCAGTGAATATGGATGTGCGAAGCTTTAGTATTAATTTTGAGTTAGCTGCGTTCATTTATCATGAAAAAATGACGAGTGAGTTAGTAAATCAATTTAAAACGGATCAACTAAACTGTCAAAAGCTAGATTGGAATTATGAACAAAGTAAGTCATGGTTCATGAAAGCTGAAGAATCGGTTTATCGTTTATTATCGATGTTAATGTAATAGGAAAGGAGAGGAGAGTCACATGAAG of the Turicibacter sp. TJ11 genome contains:
- the ade gene encoding adenine deaminase; the protein is MKENLNELKKRIECASNQQQPSLVIKNVTIIDVFQNDRFVADVAVESGYIVGIGTYSGKEEIDGTGKYICPGLIDAHAHIESSLVSPREYYKEALKHGITSMITDPHEIANVLGVKGIELMLHLTKEIPFDMYVMLPSCVPATTFEHSGATLLAKDLKPLYHHEKVIGLAEVMNFPAVLNGEKDMLQKLLDASTLGHQIDGHGAGFDLNQLNAYLTAGILTDHECHTAQEVIDRLRRGMYVLMREGSVAKNLKDLIQVASLANSRRICFCTDDKHIDDLIKEGSIDQAIKLAVHSGLKIETAIQMSTLNTAECYQLKHKGAIAPGFIADFILLDDLETFNIHAVYKNGTCVVHENKLLIDDLPMQVPMMVENSVHLPKDLNVTSFEISSKDCNVLNVIELIPNKLETIHRQYALTDLNMTDQVHSSVEHDLLKVAVIERHHFTGNIGLGMLKGLKLQAGAIATTISHDSHNLIVCGVSDEEMLFAAKTLEAIKGGIVVVKDQKVLAQIPLEIAGLITARSCDEVVQELHHLHEALECLSPQLNFNPFLTLSFLTLPVIPTLKLTDKGLFDVNRFEFISVTA
- the cls gene encoding cardiolipin synthase encodes the protein MLAWIIALSLLVIQMINLCTILIMIFRRRDEPIYIIAWTMIMTFIPFIGFLLYLLFGHGPIIKKKRTFLDEIEELGYQEAVDLQLEMVEQTSANYFPYTSLIEFNLNYNKSVLTRYNSLTYFSDANDKYEQLMKDIEQATDTIHVLYFIIRGDHSGKALIEALTKKAKQGVKVRLVYDDGGSFLTPSSVFKPLKEAGGIVVKHYPAKFKIFTLNWNYRNHRKIVVIDGKIGYFGGMNIGDEYLSKNPKYTPWRDAHLRVKGEMVKLLQLRFLKDYAAVIEEVADLDEVEQQIDRYFPPISSEEEEMYMQLVCDGPDQKIDHMRAAYIKLIMSAKKSIWIQSPYFIPDSEFLHVLKIASHSGLDVKIMIPVIPDNHFVHRTTTSYIKELLEANIEVYFYEGFLHSKVFIIDEEMATVGSVNMDVRSFSINFELAAFIYHEKMTSELVNQFKTDQLNCQKLDWNYEQSKSWFMKAEESVYRLLSMLM
- a CDS encoding DUF3810 domain-containing protein — translated: MRKLSIQLLLIVLAGCCYVITRFYPIDRMFIETSYSTGWNQAFIQRFSQLTGLIPFSLFECFIYLAVLTLLITFLYYLFQIIHHPHQRLTLFIKGFLQLMTAFSIGYLIFLLFWGMNYHRASLETRFSLSTTTHSKEELIELYTHLMEMANEVRPLVDENEDGVFKAFTDYRGVFKRASLGYVEASKTYPVLSGNYGDPKPILASNWLNYTNITGIYSPFTAEANVNIATPDSTLLFTTMHEMAHQRGYAHENEANFIAFITCLSHPDADFIYAGYLSALSYTNVALAKVDREMLIQLNEQLDESVRRDLRYVTAFWSQYEGKVEETFQSMNQSYLTFNGVSDGMQSYGRVVDLLLDYYQPIK
- a CDS encoding radical SAM protein, whose translation is MNFLNNMNLLPKNFIVANVVEVLKEDPENGVEKLYEMSQTFVTDPQVKAIVGQIKGYYDTHPSIKRYIKNMIYNTNKTCLNYFLQNVAVKELWEGLPKREQLSAQYRIHIPHAIVIDLGMNDSLSSQGCSPQFDPNLAMPLSEVNRLVLEAKELGIHQILITGGDPFLNDSLLKMYEKHNDVEFMVLTNGSLLNDQRCLTLSKLGNVFPLILLEGNKEQVSEAILGSAYEEIMAGLERLKSYGILFGAITPVKRSTLKLISSDDFILPLIRKGSRLNAYVITHDEPLQPQEYEELEARVSFIRQTRPYVTFLLRSSQPFVCRRLVGPFYFDYELNGQKQQIHLPQVNVQKSQNKQLLQVLREMNS
- a CDS encoding TIGR00266 family protein, with the protein product MKCDVFGNDLPGVSITLDQGESVYTQSGGMAWMDEQIKMETNLKGGLMKGIGRMFSGESLFMATYTATAPNQEIVFASTFPGQILEFDLHKGEEWICQKSSFLVGEPSIHLNVEWTKKFSAGLFGGEGFILQRISGEGKVFLEAAGSVVKRELAAGEVIKVDTGNVVAFNRSVRYEIETVKGFKNIFFGGEGLFLTKLTGPGTVYLQTLTMQNVATRLIPYIPTSGN
- a CDS encoding DegV family protein: MTVKILTDSTSYIPASICEELDITVVSLNVIINHDSKREVDIDLADFYQQLPTYPTIPTSSQPSPEEMLAAFEKLTNDGHEVLGIFLSSKMSGTYSSAHLVKDLILEQNQDAVIEIFDSQTNCMQMGLMAIEAAKAAKQGASLNELLTLVQTIRDNSRFLFTPETLDYLKKGGRIGNASALLGNILQIKPILTVEQGETTVFTKVRTKKKAILKLIEKLKEDLEGRELGGVVVHHINCAAEGQKLAQQIEDELQTTVIIQSIGPVIGCHVGPGSIGIAYFVK
- a CDS encoding sodium:alanine symporter family protein; this encodes MENLTLMGSKILDVLSNIISFGNTYIGTYLLIVLLLIAGFYFTFKTNFVQFRMMKEMIRLLGDGVGSSTKDGKVSSFQAFCISTASRVGTGNIAGVALAIAVGGPGSVFWMWVIALIGGASSFVESTLAQIYKVKDESGGYRGGPAYYIEKGLNKRWLGLLFSILITITFGFVFNAVQANTITEAFQTAFGADKLIVGIILAIFTAVIIFGGVQRIAKVSEVIVPILAVAYVLVAVLVIILNITKIPSVITLIVSNAFDFSSFASGAFGVMFIQGVKRGLFSNEAGMGSAPNAAATAEVSHPVKQGLIQTLGVFTDTILICSCTAFVILLSGTHADSNLTGIQLTQAALTSEIGIFGNYFIAFCILLFAFSSIIGNYYYGESNIEFMSTNKFWLVSYRAIVVGMIIFGSLTKVDIVWNLADLFMSFMAIVNLIAILLLGKFAFKASQNYIDQKKKGIQDPVFKASDIEGLVNADEWK
- a CDS encoding YaiI/YqxD family protein, with product MKIYIDADGCPVIHETIKVAHSFQIEVVIVCDAAHQFMIEGVQTITVMQGADAVDFEIINRLKPNDLVITQDYGLAALVLAKKGVVLNQNGKWYTENNINELLDLRYHSQKMRQSGVRLKGPKKRKKEDNDQFVQALTFFLSDK